Genomic DNA from Orcinus orca chromosome 6, mOrcOrc1.1, whole genome shotgun sequence:
ttgaccGAGTTCCCAGATTTCCCCATTCTCTCCAACTCCTCTCCTACAGTACCACCTTACTGCAAATTACCATCATCTCTGGCCCCGAGGATTGCCTCCTCTCTGGTCTTTTTCTGTAGGTTCTAATCTCCCAGTAACGTTATTCCCCGGACTGCAGCCATGGACCTTTTCAGTCGCCATTATACCCATGGCTGGAAAACCTTCCGAGTTTTCACTGTTCTCAGGGTAAAGGTCCACCACCTCACGTCCCGCCAGCTTACTCTCCACTCCAGgccacactccctccctcccttcctggttCCCGCCAGCCACCCAGCTGGCAGCCCTCGCTTCCCGCTTCCCAGGCAGTTCTACACCCCATCCTTTTGGCCTGCTTCTTGGGATCTCAGGAGATGGTCCCTtgctcagggaaggcctctctggtTAGGACGAACTCCACTCGTAATCATACAGCCCCACATCGCCAAGGACCTCTCTTTCAGAGctctaattttataaatatatactccTGAATATGGTGGTAACCTTATTAACATGCGTTAAAGCAGGTCTGCGCTCACAGATATCAGCGGAAGGAACGTACTGACTGGCGGCCCAAccactcctcccccctccccctaggGCTGCGACGCAGCTATTCTGCGTTAAGCGGGCGCCACGAAGAGAGACATTGTAGGGCGCCTGCGCCAAGGGGCACGCATGCGCAGAGGGACGAGCCCGCTGACAGATTCTcggtggcggtggcggcggcagcggccCTGGACTGCGGGGAATGGGAATCCTAGGTCTTTGAGCACCGCCCCCGCCTCCCTGCCCGCGACATGGCTCAGGAGAAGATGGAGCTGGACCTGGAGCTGCCTCCAGGCACGGTTGGGAGCCCGGCGGagggcggcggcagcggcagcggcggtggcggcgggggCCTCAGGAGGTCTAACAGCGCCCCCCTGATCCACGGCCTCAGTGACACTTCGCCGGTGTTCCAGGCCGAGGCGCCGAGCGCCAGGCGAAACAGCACAACGTTCCCGAACCGCCACGGCCTGCTACTACCGGCCTCCCCCGTCCGCATGCACAGCAGCCGCTTGCACCAGATCAAACAGGAGGAGGGCATGGACTTGATCAATCGAGAGACCGTCCACGAGCGCGAGGTGCAGAACGCAATGCAGATAAGCCACTCCTGGGAGGAAAGTTTCAGCCTGAGTGACAACGACGTGGAGAAATCCGCCTCCCCGAAACGCATCGATTTCATTCCGGTGTCGCCAGCACCGTCACCCACCCGGGGAATTGGGAAGCAGTGTTTTTCACCATCCTTGCAAAGTTTTGTGAGTAGCAATGGATTGCCTCCAAGCCCTATTCCCAGCCCAACGACCCGATTTACTACCCGGAGAAGCCAGAGTCCAATTAATTGCATTAGACCAAGTGTTCTTGGACcattgaaaagaaaatgtgaaatggaAACTGAATACCAGCCAAAGAGATTTTTCCAGGGCATCACCAACATGCTTTCTTCTGACGTTGCACAGCTGTCAGATCctggtgtgtgtgtatcttccgATACCCTTGATGGAAACAGCAGCAGTGCCGGATCTTCTTGTAATTCACCAGCGAAAGTCAGCACTACCACCGACTCTCCTGTGTCACCTGCCCAAGCGGCCTCTCCATTTATTCCAGTAGATGAACTTTCATCTAAGTGATTCACCCACCCATCCTGAGActcggttttgtttttgtttttgcaatggagagaaaaatgaagttggaaCAAGCACTGAACTTTGTCGATTAATTTGAGGCTATTTCCTATTttacccttttccttttttggaatTTCCTGAAATGTTGTTATTCTAGAGAACTTTTATGGCAGATTCCTGCGGGTGCCCTTGAATTCAGTGTAATATTTTCAGACGTTTTCCCAATAAGTGTGTTGAAGCATACATCTTTACGCTGCTAATATGTCTAAATACATATGTTAtcccttgattttttaaaataactgagaGCTCTATTTATTTATGCGATTATTAAGTTCTGATGCAAATATAAATGTTGAATTAATCAGCATAGTaaactgatgttttaaaattccatacTTCATGCCCACactaatttttaatgttattttcagtGATTGCTAATTTCTATTTGATGAAGAACAATAACTTACCTATgtacaggtatttttaaaatgttagttttatCCATCCAGTGGTTGTCTGTTTTACCCAGGAATCCTTGAATATTTAAGTTTCTGGGTACAGAAGTGGATGGGGGATGGTGATAAAAGAGCAGAATATAAAAGTTTGcaacaaatcttttaaaattaaatatataaaagtaaacatatttaaaaaacattttctaatgaAATTTTAATAGTAATTCTAATAAGTTGTACAAATATAGCTACTatacagaatttattttatttttttttttaaccagaaagtGCATTCTTTTGGGCATAATCCTAAAGTGAAATGGGACAGTGCCTTGCAGTCTTAGCCCACTGTACATAGGCTGAGGCCAGGTTCTTTGTACCACtgcaaattttaaagtttttccatTGTAGAAGATGTGTGGGAAGCCCTGTTGAACTTCAGCAGAGCACCCAGGCAGATGAAACTCTCTCAGTCattaatatgctttaaaatacCCAATCGTGCCTCAGTGAAAATCCTTGCCAACAAGGAACCAGTGCAACTTTTGGCTGCTTTTATGCTCTGCCCATCTGTCACCTTCTTGGTTTTCCCTGGCTCAGGAAGGAAGCAGCTGTTTCCTTGCCAACAGGtccttcctctccacctcccAAGAAACTAGGGCATCATCGGTTAGACAAAGGTACAGTGTGACTCAAACTTCTGACAGTAAGCAACAACAGGACCGTGGAATTGTTTCAGGAACCTCTGTGGTTAAAGCTACAGCTGGACTTGACTGCCTGGGGGATGTCGTTTAATTAAGGGGCAGTGACTTGCCAGAGGAAATCAGGGGAGAGTCATCTAGGTAAATCATTATTTAACTTAGGTTTTGTTAAAGGTAGAATTgtgaaatgttcttttctttgccttttacaATTAAGACaaagtatgaaaatatttaatagcaaatttttttatattatacttCCTTATATTTCCTGTATCTTCCTTAACTAGATAAGTAGGTAGATAGAAAGAATGGCAAAcaaaaggggaaggggaaaaagaagaaaaagagagaccaaGAAACCAAGACAAAATGTTCCGCCTCACTTTAAGTTATTGCCTACAGAGACTTTAACAATTACGTGGAATTTTTACAACTATGAGAATAAATGGAACTGGTCAACTTTTGGCAGTTGCCTCAAGAATTCAGTTCATTACATCGAGGGTAAGATCGTGTCCACAGGCTTAAAATTCTCTATTCTGGGTAAAAGGGTTAATGTGCTCCAGTTCTGACCTTGTTCCTCAAATTCAAACGTATGTGTCCAACTTCCTGTTGGGCACTTCGACCTGCTTCCAGAGGTACTTTAACCTCAGCACcttcaaaacaaaatttattatctCTTCATTTAACTTGTTCTTGTATTACCTAAATTGATGTCATCCTATCTAATTTCTTACAACCATGGGAAGCATCTTTGACTtgcccttttctctgtgtgtcaaATCCAGCTCAATCACCAAGTCCTGTCTACTTGTGAAGTGAATCTTGTGTCTCCCCTTCTCTATCTCTGTTGCCCTGATTTAGCTTAAGTTCCGGCGTAAGTGATCTCGCAGCCTATTTTCTTACCTCCCTTTTGGCCCAGTCTTCACACTGCCTCtaaagtgatctttctaaaatataaacttgaGTTTGTCATCCTCCTGCTTAAAATCTTTATATGCTTCTCCATTTTCTATAGTGTAGAGAATGCTTTCTTTAACTTGACATATGATAAGGTCCTTCATGAGCTGGCTATACTCTAACACAGGTTTAATCCTCTGCTCATCCTGTCCCAATTACACATCTTCCCTTCTTACTCTGTAAACACTAGACCACTTGATACTCTAAATATGCCAtgtactttcatgtgtttgtaccTTTGATTAAATTGTTCCTTTCCCTAAAATGCCATTTCTATCCTTTTTACCCAGgaaaatgctgtttctttttattgcatttGAATTTAACTATGAAATAATGTATACCTTctgcttataaaaatatttaaacaatacaGATAtctatatagtaaaaaaaaaaaaaatgaaagtctgCCTTTTACTATGTAAAATTCATCTTCACTACCCATAGGTAATTTCTGTTAATAATTCGCTATATGTCATACAAGATGTTACTTTGCcttccatgtatatgtgtatataaattcaGGAAACCAACATCTCACTgacatctctcttttctttccctcataTCTAATCATTCACCAAATCTTATTGATTTTATCTTCCAGAATCTATCTTCTTTCATCTGTACTGCCACCTGGATCCAGCCTACCATCATTTCCCTCTTAGGCCTCCTAATTCCCACTTGTCCCTTCACACTCATTCTGGTTGGCTACCCGTTCATCCTCCATACACCAACTAGAGtaatccttttaaaattgcagATCTGATCCTTCCATCTCCCAGCTTAAAGCTTTTCATTTGCTTCCTGTTGTTCTTATGGTATACCAAAA
This window encodes:
- the PABIR1 gene encoding PPP2R1A-PPP2R2A-interacting phosphatase regulator 1; this encodes MAQEKMELDLELPPGTVGSPAEGGGSGSGGGGGGLRRSNSAPLIHGLSDTSPVFQAEAPSARRNSTTFPNRHGLLLPASPVRMHSSRLHQIKQEEGMDLINRETVHEREVQNAMQISHSWEESFSLSDNDVEKSASPKRIDFIPVSPAPSPTRGIGKQCFSPSLQSFVSSNGLPPSPIPSPTTRFTTRRSQSPINCIRPSVLGPLKRKCEMETEYQPKRFFQGITNMLSSDVAQLSDPGVCVSSDTLDGNSSSAGSSCNSPAKVSTTTDSPVSPAQAASPFIPVDELSSK